The following are encoded in a window of Candidatus Cloacimonadota bacterium genomic DNA:
- the coaE gene encoding dephospho-CoA kinase (Dephospho-CoA kinase (CoaE) performs the final step in coenzyme A biosynthesis.), which yields MHPNKSINIGITGNIGSGKSSFCAFIQEMGYPVYSADKIANSLLPAVKDVLVSRWGNLIWDDEGPNRKIIAKIVFNNSQELEFLNNTLHPLVIQEIDSIIKKAISGFNFFEIPLLFEAKLQDRFDYLILVCSSTEIVKERLMKRNPEDSENQLMRLAKQIPDSQKAELVDFVIENNDSLADLRSAAIELIKNLSDI from the coding sequence ATGCATCCAAATAAGAGTATAAATATAGGTATAACCGGAAATATCGGCAGTGGCAAAAGTTCCTTCTGTGCCTTTATCCAAGAGATGGGTTATCCGGTTTACTCTGCCGATAAGATAGCTAATTCTTTATTGCCCGCCGTAAAAGATGTTCTAGTATCTCGCTGGGGAAATCTTATCTGGGATGATGAAGGGCCTAACCGTAAAATTATTGCCAAAATCGTCTTCAATAACTCCCAAGAACTAGAATTTCTGAATAATACTTTACATCCATTGGTAATCCAAGAAATTGATAGCATTATCAAGAAAGCAATTTCAGGATTCAACTTTTTCGAAATCCCACTGTTATTTGAAGCCAAACTTCAAGATCGATTTGATTATTTGATTCTAGTATGCAGTTCCACAGAGATAGTTAAAGAGCGCCTGATGAAACGCAATCCCGAAGATTCTGAGAATCAGTTGATGCGTTTAGCTAAACAGATCCCCGATTCCCAAAAGGCGGAACTGGTGGATTTTGTGATCGAAAACAATGACAGCCTTGCAGACCTGCGTTCAGCAGCAATAGAGCTTATCAAGAACTTGTCAGATATATGA
- the cdaA gene encoding diadenylate cyclase CdaA: MEFLIPRFKDLVDIFVIAFLIYQSLLIIRKSGGYQVLWGLLFLLLLYFLASIFELKVLSGLLSGIRTYWIMAIVILFQPELRTILSKLNLAKELQSVFVRGEQSSFYTPLIDAVSSMSFRKTGALIVLENKRKLNEYIQNSEQIDSIISMRLILTIFNTKSVLHDGAIIIRGNRIMAAKVVLPLSTNSEYGRKFGTRHLAGIGITEISDAIAIIVSEQSGQVSVAQSGEIKQNIAFEELMQIISDASK; this comes from the coding sequence ATGGAATTTCTCATTCCAAGATTCAAAGACTTAGTAGATATTTTCGTAATTGCATTTTTAATCTACCAATCCTTGCTAATTATCCGCAAATCCGGTGGATATCAAGTGTTATGGGGGCTATTATTTCTGCTTCTGTTATACTTTTTGGCAAGCATTTTTGAGCTTAAGGTGCTATCGGGATTGCTAAGCGGTATTCGCACATATTGGATTATGGCAATCGTGATACTTTTCCAACCCGAGTTACGCACGATTCTTTCTAAATTGAATCTGGCAAAAGAGTTGCAATCTGTATTTGTGCGAGGTGAACAATCTTCGTTTTACACTCCACTGATTGATGCCGTTTCTTCAATGAGTTTTCGCAAAACCGGAGCACTTATAGTTTTGGAAAATAAAAGAAAACTAAATGAATACATCCAAAACAGTGAACAGATAGATTCTATTATTTCCATGCGCCTGATTCTTACTATATTTAACACTAAAAGCGTTTTGCATGATGGTGCCATCATCATTAGAGGGAATAGGATTATGGCTGCTAAAGTAGTATTACCTCTCTCCACAAATTCAGAATATGGTCGCAAATTTGGCACTCGACACCTTGCAGGTATTGGCATTACAGAAATCTCGGATGCCATTGCCATAATTGTTTCCGAGCAAAGCGGGCAAGTATCTGTGGCTCAAAGCGGAGAGATAAAACAAAATATCGCTTTTGAAGAACTAATGCAGATTATTAGTGATGCATCCAAATAA
- the folP gene encoding dihydropteroate synthase, whose protein sequence is MISEYLKQITIPQIMGILNLTEDSFSDGGYYLSQSAAIAQAEKLIAQGADIIDIGAESTRPGAHEISADLEWQRIHPVLKYLKSSYPQVPISIDTQKATVAAKAIEYGADIINDVSALRFDPEIGHTLAGANHVKLVLMHMQGRPQTMQQNPQYNDILSEVIHFLNERIEYATNCGITKDRLIVDPGIGFGKNLEHNLKLLANLDELKVFAIPILLGASRKQFINNIHEAAVQNRLGGTLAATAIACLSSVQIIRVHDVFEHAQFLKVLYAIAQTGVS, encoded by the coding sequence ATGATTTCAGAATATCTTAAACAAATAACCATTCCGCAAATAATGGGAATTCTGAATCTAACCGAAGATTCATTTTCGGATGGAGGATATTATCTTTCCCAATCTGCTGCAATTGCACAAGCTGAAAAGTTGATTGCTCAAGGTGCAGATATTATTGATATTGGAGCCGAATCAACACGTCCGGGAGCTCATGAGATATCTGCCGATCTGGAGTGGCAACGTATTCATCCAGTATTGAAGTATCTTAAAAGCAGCTATCCTCAGGTTCCAATTTCCATAGATACTCAAAAAGCTACAGTAGCAGCCAAAGCTATCGAATATGGGGCAGATATTATTAACGATGTTTCGGCTTTAAGGTTCGATCCGGAAATCGGGCATACGCTTGCTGGAGCAAATCATGTAAAACTTGTTTTAATGCACATGCAAGGCAGACCTCAAACAATGCAGCAAAATCCTCAATACAATGATATACTGAGTGAAGTAATACACTTTTTAAATGAGCGCATCGAATACGCAACAAATTGTGGTATTACCAAAGATCGCCTAATTGTGGATCCAGGCATAGGTTTTGGAAAAAACTTGGAGCATAACCTAAAACTGCTTGCTAATTTGGATGAATTAAAAGTTTTCGCCATTCCAATCCTTTTAGGAGCTTCCCGGAAGCAGTTTATCAATAATATCCATGAGGCAGCCGTTCAAAACCGCCTTGGCGGTACTTTAGCAGCCACTGCCATAGCCTGTTTAAGTTCAGTACAAATCATCCGTGTACACGATGTTTTTGAACATGCTCAGTTTCTTAAAGTGCTATACGCAATAGCCCAAACGGGAGTTTCCTAA
- a CDS encoding biopolymer transporter ExbD: protein MKLRLNKKKISTTMLISMTDVIFLLIIFLLIVSNFSSQTGLPVRLPGSTTATLHTLQNISITYYADDRLFYNDEALSLEELRARLTEDYQSQDQVVRLSAESILPLQKLIAMMDIIRAAGYEKIFVATEVQDT from the coding sequence GTGAAACTACGTTTAAACAAGAAGAAGATTAGTACCACAATGCTCATTTCAATGACAGACGTGATCTTTCTTCTGATCATATTCTTACTAATTGTATCCAATTTTAGCAGCCAAACTGGATTGCCGGTAAGGTTACCGGGCTCTACAACGGCTACACTTCACACGCTTCAGAATATCTCGATAACCTATTATGCAGATGATAGATTGTTTTACAACGATGAAGCTCTTTCTTTAGAGGAGTTAAGGGCTAGACTTACCGAAGATTATCAAAGCCAAGATCAGGTTGTAAGGCTTTCAGCGGAATCCATTTTACCTTTACAAAAGCTTATAGCGATGATGGATATTATTCGCGCCGCAGGTTATGAAAAGATTTTTGTAGCCACTGAGGTTCAAGATACATGA